In Labrus bergylta chromosome 6, fLabBer1.1, whole genome shotgun sequence, the following proteins share a genomic window:
- the fstl3 gene encoding follistatin-related protein 3, whose product MSFFISIFCLVLSFYQMGRNPASAGMCWLQQSQDQRCDMVLMRGVTREECCAGGRLDTAWSNTSMPMNEVSLLGFLGIVSCKPCQETCEGVRCSPGKVCKMKTGRPQCVCNPNCSHIIPKHAVCGSDGKSYKDECTLLMARCMGHPDLEVMYQGDCKKSCSNVVCPGTHTCVTDQTNSAHCVMCRTTPCPIPIAPEQPICGNDNITYPSACHLRRATCFLGRSIGVRHYGHCNNPPRKPHVFHGSEENAV is encoded by the exons ATGAGCTTCTTCATCTCCATTTTTTGTTTGGTTCTCTCTTTTTACCAGATGGGGAGGAATCCTGCCAGTG cCGGGATGTGCTGGCTGCAGCAGAGCCAGGACCAGAGGTGTGACATGGTGCTGATGAGAGGAGTGACCAGAGAGGAGTGCTGTGCTGGGGGCCGCCTGGACACAGCCTGGTCCAACACCAGCATGCCCATGAATGAGGTCAGCCTGTTGGGCTTCCTGGGGATCGTCTCCTGTAAGCCATGCcaag AAACATGTGAGGGAGTCAGATGCAGCCCTGGGAAGGTTTGCAAAATGAAGACGGGAAggcctcagtgtgtgtgcaatCCAAACTGCTCCCACATTATCCCGAAGCATGCTGTGTGCGGCAGCGATGGAAAGTCATACAAGGATGAGTGTACTCTTCTCATGGCCCGCTGCATGGGACACCCAGACCTGGAGGTCATGTACCAAGGAGACTGCAAGA AGTCTTGCTCCAATGTGGTGTGTCCAGGTACCCATACCTGTGTGACTGACCAGACAAACAGTGCTCACTGTGTCATGTGCCGCACAACTCCTTGCCCAATACCCATAGCGCCTGAGCAGCCAATCTGTGGTAATGACAACATCACTTACCCAAGCGCCTGCCACCTCCGCCGGGCCACCTGCTTCCTCGGTCGCTCCATAGGAGTCCGCCACTATGGCCACTGCAACA ATCCTCCTAGGAAACCCCATGTTTTCCATGGCAGCGAGGAAAATGCAGTCTGA